The following are encoded in a window of Sutcliffiella horikoshii genomic DNA:
- the groES gene encoding co-chaperone GroES, whose protein sequence is MLKPLGDRIVIELVQSEEKTASGIVLPDSAKEKPQEGKVVAVGTGRVLESGERVAPEVAEGDSVIFSKYAGTEVKFEGRELLILKETDVLAVVSK, encoded by the coding sequence ATGTTAAAGCCATTAGGCGATCGCATTGTAATTGAACTTGTTCAATCAGAGGAAAAAACGGCAAGTGGTATCGTATTACCGGACTCTGCGAAAGAAAAACCTCAAGAAGGTAAAGTAGTAGCAGTAGGAACTGGCCGCGTACTAGAAAGCGGAGAGCGTGTAGCACCTGAAGTAGCAGAAGGCGACAGCGTCATCTTCTCTAAATACGCAGGAACTGAAGTGAAATTCGAAGGAAGAGAACTTCTAATCCTTAAAGAAACAGACGTACTTGCAGTAGTAAGCAAATAA
- the groL gene encoding chaperonin GroEL (60 kDa chaperone family; promotes refolding of misfolded polypeptides especially under stressful conditions; forms two stacked rings of heptamers to form a barrel-shaped 14mer; ends can be capped by GroES; misfolded proteins enter the barrel where they are refolded when GroES binds) — protein sequence MAKEIKFSEEARRSMLRGVDKLADAVKVTLGPKGRNVVLEKKFGSPLITNDGVTIAKEIELEDAFENMGAKLVAEVASKTNDVAGDGTTTATVLAQAMIREGLKNVTAGANPMGIRKGIEKAVAVAIEELKTISKPIEGKASIAQVAAISAADEEVGQLIAEAMERVGNDGVITLEESKGFTTELEVVEGMQFDRGYASPYMVTDSDKMEAVLENPYVLITDKKITNIQEILPVLEQVVQQGKPLLLIAEDVEGEALATLVVNKLRGTFNAVAVKAPGFGDRRKAMLQDIAVLTGGEVITEELGLDLKTANISQLGRADKIVVTKENTTVVNGHGNTEEIQARVGQIRAQLEDTTSEFDREKLQERLAKIAGGVAVIKVGAATETELKERKLRIEDALNSTRAAVEEGIVAGGGTALVNIYNQVAAIQAEGDEATGIKIVLRAIEEPVRQIAHNAGLEGSVIVERLKKEEIGIGFNAATGEWVNMLEVGIVDPTKVTRYALQNAASVSAMFLTTEAVVADIPEENAGGGMPDMGGMGGMGGMM from the coding sequence ATGGCAAAAGAGATTAAGTTCAGTGAAGAAGCCCGTCGCTCCATGCTTCGCGGTGTAGACAAACTAGCTGATGCAGTGAAAGTAACATTAGGACCAAAAGGACGTAACGTAGTACTTGAAAAGAAATTCGGTTCTCCACTAATCACAAATGATGGTGTAACAATCGCGAAAGAAATCGAACTTGAAGATGCATTCGAAAACATGGGTGCGAAACTTGTAGCTGAAGTTGCAAGCAAAACAAACGACGTTGCTGGTGACGGTACAACAACTGCAACAGTTCTTGCGCAAGCAATGATCCGCGAAGGATTAAAGAACGTAACAGCTGGTGCAAACCCAATGGGTATTCGTAAAGGTATCGAAAAAGCGGTTGCGGTTGCAATCGAAGAATTAAAAACAATCTCCAAGCCAATCGAAGGTAAAGCTTCCATCGCACAAGTTGCAGCAATCTCTGCAGCAGACGAAGAAGTTGGCCAACTGATTGCAGAAGCGATGGAACGCGTTGGTAACGACGGCGTTATCACTTTAGAAGAATCCAAAGGCTTCACAACTGAGCTTGAAGTAGTAGAAGGTATGCAATTCGACCGTGGATATGCATCTCCATACATGGTAACAGACTCTGATAAAATGGAAGCAGTTCTTGAAAACCCTTATGTGTTAATCACAGATAAGAAAATCACGAACATCCAAGAAATCCTTCCAGTTCTTGAGCAAGTAGTACAACAAGGCAAGCCATTGTTACTGATTGCAGAAGACGTAGAAGGCGAAGCGTTGGCTACATTAGTAGTGAACAAATTACGTGGAACATTCAATGCAGTAGCGGTGAAAGCTCCTGGATTCGGTGACCGTCGTAAAGCAATGCTTCAAGACATCGCAGTACTAACTGGCGGAGAAGTGATCACAGAAGAACTAGGTCTTGACCTAAAAACTGCGAACATCAGCCAATTAGGACGCGCTGACAAAATCGTTGTAACAAAAGAAAACACGACAGTTGTAAACGGACACGGCAACACAGAAGAGATCCAAGCTCGCGTTGGCCAAATCCGTGCACAATTAGAAGATACAACTTCTGAATTTGACCGCGAAAAATTACAAGAGCGCCTAGCTAAAATCGCTGGCGGCGTAGCTGTAATCAAAGTTGGAGCGGCAACAGAAACAGAACTTAAAGAGCGCAAACTTCGCATTGAAGATGCTCTTAACTCCACACGTGCTGCTGTAGAAGAAGGAATCGTAGCCGGTGGTGGTACTGCTCTTGTAAACATCTACAACCAAGTGGCAGCAATCCAAGCGGAAGGCGACGAAGCAACAGGTATTAAAATCGTTCTTCGCGCAATCGAAGAGCCTGTACGCCAAATCGCGCACAACGCTGGTCTAGAAGGATCTGTCATCGTAGAACGCCTGAAAAAAGAAGAAATCGGCATCGGATTCAACGCAGCAACTGGCGAGTGGGTTAACATGCTTGAAGTTGGAATCGTAGATCCTACGAAAGTAACTCGCTATGCACTTCAAAACGCAGCAAGCGTATCTGCGATGTTCCTAACTACTGAAGCAGTAGTAGCAGACATCCCAGAAGAAAACGCTGGCGGCGGAATGCCTGACATGGGCGGCATGGGTGGAATGGGCGGAATGATGTAA
- a CDS encoding tyrosine-type recombinase/integrase — MKGKVYKPKCKCPKDKKKKCRCKGNWGYLVDIGNHPKTGKRRQRGKFTFKTKKEAEDALVKFLNEIHQGSYIIETDITFEDYSKQFILEYEATGKVSPGTVRIREKDINRLLDFLAKIKLKKITEKQFQSSLDGLKERGYAENTLKSIHVTGRMIFKKAFKNGFIKKDPSVDSYVPVIQKTVEELEKEKETFKYLEKEELALFLATAEKKGIGFDHTAFVTLSYTGIRNGELCALKWKDIDFQKGTIRINKTYKNDTNNIKKYKLGPPKTKKARRTIVVDDYTLDVLSKHKVLQNKIKLRHGNSYYDKGFVFAEESKEYAGYPTYPKKVENRMERLLKMIDLNLQLTPHSLRHTHTSLLAELGVELIDIMDRLGHSKCDTTKNIYLHVTKPKKKETANKFSELMQGLR; from the coding sequence TTGAAAGGAAAAGTCTATAAACCAAAATGCAAATGCCCTAAAGATAAGAAAAAGAAATGCAGGTGTAAAGGAAATTGGGGCTACCTAGTCGATATTGGAAATCATCCAAAGACAGGGAAAAGGAGACAAAGAGGAAAGTTTACCTTCAAAACCAAAAAAGAGGCCGAAGATGCATTAGTAAAATTTTTAAATGAGATTCACCAGGGTAGTTATATCATAGAAACTGATATTACCTTTGAAGATTACTCCAAACAGTTTATTTTAGAGTATGAAGCCACTGGAAAAGTATCTCCTGGTACTGTAAGAATAAGAGAAAAGGATATCAATAGGCTTTTAGATTTTCTTGCTAAAATTAAATTAAAAAAAATTACAGAAAAACAATTTCAGTCCTCTTTAGATGGCTTGAAAGAGCGTGGTTATGCTGAAAACACCTTGAAAAGTATTCATGTTACTGGACGTATGATATTTAAAAAGGCATTTAAAAATGGCTTTATAAAAAAAGATCCATCTGTAGATTCCTACGTACCTGTAATACAAAAAACAGTAGAGGAATTAGAAAAAGAAAAGGAAACTTTCAAATATCTTGAGAAAGAAGAGCTTGCTTTGTTCTTAGCAACTGCCGAAAAGAAGGGTATAGGATTTGATCACACAGCTTTTGTAACTCTCAGCTATACTGGTATCCGTAATGGAGAATTATGTGCATTAAAATGGAAAGATATTGATTTCCAGAAAGGTACTATAAGAATAAATAAAACCTATAAGAATGATACAAACAACATCAAAAAGTATAAATTAGGCCCACCTAAAACAAAGAAAGCAAGACGGACTATTGTAGTGGATGATTATACTTTAGACGTGCTAAGCAAACACAAAGTACTTCAGAATAAAATTAAGTTGCGTCACGGAAATAGTTATTATGACAAAGGTTTTGTGTTTGCAGAGGAAAGCAAGGAATATGCCGGTTATCCCACATACCCAAAAAAAGTTGAAAACAGAATGGAACGGCTTTTAAAAATGATTGATCTAAATCTTCAACTTACTCCACACTCCCTTCGTCACACTCATACATCTCTATTAGCAGAATTGGGAGTTGAGTTAATCGATATTATGGATCGCTTGGGTCATTCAAAATGTGATACAACTAAAAACATCTACCTACATGTTACCAAACCCAAGAAAAAAGAGACCGCTAATAAGTTTAGTGAACTTATGCAGGGCCTCCGTTAA
- a CDS encoding helix-turn-helix domain-containing protein gives MTREELPAILTAQNIADYLKISRRRVYELFQISEEAGGIKCFEIGLTKRVEVEDFFAWLDRLKKVKQQKYK, from the coding sequence GTGACCAGAGAGGAATTACCAGCTATTTTAACTGCTCAAAATATCGCTGACTATCTTAAAATATCTCGTAGAAGAGTATATGAACTTTTTCAGATAAGCGAAGAAGCTGGAGGAATTAAATGTTTTGAAATTGGTCTAACGAAGCGAGTAGAAGTAGAGGATTTTTTTGCTTGGTTAGATAGATTGAAAAAGGTGAAACAACAAAAGTATAAATAG